Part of the Phaeodactylum tricornutum CCAP 1055/1 chromosome 5, whole genome shotgun sequence genome is shown below.
TGCGGGCGGACTTTTCGGGAGCCGATCTTCGTGGCGCCTCTTTGGAGGATACTTCGATGGACGAGGCTTTGCTGAAAGATACGGTGGCTGTTGGTGCTTATTTTTCTGCTAGTATCATGGATACTTTGACGGTGGAAAACGCCGATTTTACTGATGCCCAGTTTCCCATAAAAACCTTGCCGCTCCTTTGCGAGCGATCTGATGCCACAGGCACTAACCCTGTCACTGGTGTCGATACGAGGGAATCCCTTATGTGCCCGTAAAGTCGATTTACGAAGAACGTGTTCGAAACGTCTCGAGGCTATAGATGTATTAAAGGTGCAAGCGACAAATAACGACATCGAGCTAGAAGCATGTTTTAGCCCGAACGTTTGACTTCGTTGCCCACGCTATTGGTTCCGAAATTCTGTAGAATGTACATCGACTCGAATCCTGACATCAGGGTTCTGATCGAAAGGGAAACTTACGAGGAGCTAACTGTGAGCATTTGGCTGAACCGTTCCCTTTTATCGAAGAAAACGAGTTGATAGATTAGGCGGGATGGAGCGCATTTCTTTCTTACGGAGGCCAGACCAACGCAATCAACAAAAAAACTTCGAACGAATCAACCTAAACTAATTTaagctcacagtcaattacAGTCAATCCGTAGCTCTAGGTAACGAAGCCTCTCGCTCTTATTCACAATCACATAAATATGATCTGGTGATTACTTTTTGTAAAGAAAAATTATGCAAGATGCGTAATCGACTTCACGGTACTTAAATTTCTTTCTAAGATCTTCGAGAAAATGGCACATACCAATCCAGATAATTCTAGAAGACCAACAGACATTCGATGATATTCGATGCCGATctcgatgaagacgacgaccaaAACAAAGTATAATGCCACTTCCGTTTAAAATGGAACAACCGAAAGCAAAGGCACAGCGGCCATCAAACACCGAAGCTGCAGATGTACCAAATTCTCAAGACCAAATGCCACCAACTAACCTAGATGCTGCAAGTGCGTCTGAAAACGATATAGCAGACGAACCAAATCAGTGCTTCACGATACTCTCCCATCATAGCTATCATGATTATGCAAATATGAACGAGCCGCCAATATTGGGGACAGGTGTCGTTGGGTGCGCCACGAAGACGCGAGGAAATTCAATGAATCCGTTCCCTCTGATGCTTCATAAGCTGCTCGAAGGAGCAAAGAAGGGAAACTATAGCGAAATAGTTTCATGGAAACCGCACGGACGAGCCTTTCATGTACACATGAAGGATCGCTTCGTGAAAGATGTGATGCCTCTATACTTTCGACAGACAAGGTTCGCCTCTTTCCAACGACAGCTGAATCTATATGGGTTCCGGCGCTTGACTGGACGGGGACCGGATGAAGGGGCTTACTACCACGAACTCTTCCTCCGAGGGATGCCCGAACTCTCATCAAATATGGTCCGAATGAAAGTGAACGGAAATGAGGTCCGGCTTGGTTCCTCCCCTCGAACAGAACCGAACTTTTATGCCATGTCGGTTGTTCATGAACCCAGTACacaacaaaagcaatcaACCCCGAAAAAACGACCGGCCATCACGCAGCGCACAGCAGAGCGACCCTCTTATCCGTTAGACAGAAAAATGTTGGCCGACTCTTGGAAAGTTCCCGGCGACATGCAAGATGCAGCGATTGgctcttcttccaaaataaGCATAGAAAAACCATCCAGCGTTGACATAGAATATTTGAGAAGCCACTTGAGCCAACAACGGCACACGGCATTCCAAGATTTTTCCGGCCACGTTGTTCCTGGGCAAAAAACTACCGTAGCCCCACTCAAAGACATGGTTGTAAATCAGCCTCCTTTGGGGAATGCCTCGGACTTGGTGCGTCAGCGCACGTGTCCAGACGAAGACTTTCCTGTTCCTGAACCCGTCCCTTTGCGTCGACATGATGTCGGGACGGAGGACGATGACCAGACATCAATGGTGAACTTCTTGAGTGATATTGACCTACAGCCATCGTCAGACGAAAACACTCTGGATCCCTTGAGGATTCATCATTCTTCCGACGACAGCTCTGTGTTGAAACACCTGCAATTCTCTTCTGATGAAAGTATGAATCCGATCCCTAAAATTCCATCAGCTCAGCAATCTCggtcgtcgtcttccaaggAGGATAGCAGATAGCATAAAGAGACACTTTAGCATTCGCTTCAGAAACGTCCTATGTTCAAAATCGTGTTGCTCACTCTctccaacaaaagaaacgTCTCGGCTTGGGTTGCCTTCGTCTAGGACGGTCAACTCAAGTGATTTGAGCGAGCTACAATGGTTCTATCTGAGCACGACAGTGATCCGTGTGATTGCATGTTGATGCAGAATATGTATTGTAGGTAACAAGTTCTGGGTTGTCCACATCGAGCAGGAGTACATTGAGCAAGAGTAGCACACAGCCAGTCAGCAGAGGCTCTAGTTCGCCAGCGAAATATCCAAGGCCATACCAAAGTCTCGAGAAACGACTACAAATGGACGAAACAGATAAAGCTCTTCCTCCAGCCTCCTAGCTACGCTCTAATCATTTCTCAGGAGAGTACTGTGTGCCGCGCTTGATCATTGGTGCGAATGTTAATGGCTCTCGAAGATACCAGGTCACTAGAATGCTGGATTCTAATGTAATCTCTTCTTTTTATAGCTCTACGTTTGTAATCTACGGATTCCATGGAAGTCTCGTCTTACACACAGTCATTTATAAATGTAAGAGCATTCTTTACTTCAAAAGCAATAAGGAATCTAGAATCTAGCTTTTTCATTTGAGACGATTTCTGGCAGTGATGTGATTCATCAACAGGTCCTATGGTATTGGGCAGTCGTAGAACTGGCATTTGTGCCTATGCCGGCCAGACGCTCGGCCTCTTCGTAT
Proteins encoded:
- a CDS encoding predicted protein; the encoded protein is IAKSTNFGKSNLKGCRFYKAYLVRADFSGADLRGASLEDTSMDEALLKDTVAVGAYFSASIMDTLTVENADFTDAQFPIKTLPLLCERSDATGTNPVTGVDTRESLMCP
- a CDS encoding predicted protein — translated: MPLPFKMEQPKAKAQRPSNTEAADVPNSQDQMPPTNLDAASASENDIADEPNQCFTILSHHSYHDYANMNEPPILGTGVVGCATKTRGNSMNPFPLMLHKLLEGAKKGNYSEIVSWKPHGRAFHVHMKDRFVKDVMPLYFRQTRFASFQRQLNLYGFRRLTGRGPDEGAYYHELFLRGMPELSSNMVRMKVNGNEVRLGSSPRTEPNFYAMSVVHEPSTQQKQSTPKKRPAITQRTAERPSYPLDRKMLADSWKVPGDMQDAAIGSSSKISIEKPSSVDIEYLRSHLSQQRHTAFQDFSGHVVPGQKTTVAPLKDMVVNQPPLGNASDLVRQRTCPDEDFPVPEPVPLRRHDVGTEDDDQTSMVNFLSDIDLQPSSDENTLDPLRIHHSSDDSSVLKHLQFSSDESMNPIPKIPSAQQSRSSSSKEDSR